ATGCCGCTCTTCTTGGCGATCCGACTGATCAATTCCTGTTTGTTCATCCCAACGGCCCGCCGCCGGAAATTCCGGCTCTTAGCGAGCCTTTCACCTCCTTGATCGGTGGTCTAGGGATATTGTTTCGGGAAAAAGAGAGAAAATCCTGCTTTCGGTGGAAAAAAAAGTCTTAAAGATATCGGCGCTATTGTCACAGCCCCCGAATTTTGGCCTCATCCCACCACTTGTCCAGCTGCTCCAGGGAAAACGCCTCCAGCCGCTCTCCCGTCTCCGCCGCCCGCTGCTCCACGAAGCGGAAGCGGCGGTCAAATTTGCGGCAGGCCTCAAGGAGCGCCTGCTCCGCATCCGCCCCGAAAAAGCGGGTCAGGGCAACGGCGGAAAACAAGAGGTCCCCCAGCTCCTCTTCCCTCTTCTCGGGGGAATCGGCCTGGAACAGCTCCTCCAGCTCCTCCAGCAACTTGACGCGGACATCCTCCTTGCTTTCCCAGTCAAAGCCCACCTTGGCGGCCCGCTTCTGCAGTTCCGTCGCCCGGATGAGGGCCGGAAACCGCGGGATGCCGTCCAGAAGGGACTCCGCCTTCGGCAACCCCTTTTCCGCCCGTTCCCGCTCCTTGATCGCCTCCCACTTGCCCTTCACATCCTCGGCGTCGGAGGCCTCGTCTTCGCCGAACACGTGGGGATGGCGGCGAATCAGTTTCTCCGTCAGCCGGCCGATGACGTCCCGGATGTCGAAGTACCCTTCCTCCCGGGCGATCTGGGCGTGAAGGACCACTTGAAGCAGGACATCTCCCAGCTCCTCGGCCATCGCCTCGAAATCTTCCTCCCCGACCGCCTCCAGAAATTCATAGGCCTCCTCCAGCAAATATTTCCGAAGGCTTCGGTGAGTCTGTTTCCTGTCCCAGGGGCATCCCTCCGGCCCCCTTAGATGGGCGATAACCTCCGTCAGCGTGTCAAACCGGCGGTGGAGGGTTCCGGCGTCCTCGGAGGGAGGAACATAGACCAGCGTCCAGTCGTCAAACCGGTCCTCCCGGTCCAGGGCGTACAGGGGCATCCGTCTCACCCGCTCCCTCCCTTCCATCCCGAGGCAGGAAGCGACGGTGACGGGGTATTCGTCGGGAAACACCTCCATCAGCGCCAGTTTCACATCGGAGGCCACCATGCGGTCGTACACTTGCCCCACGATCAGATGGAGGCGCGGATCGATCCGGGAGGCCTCCAGTGCGGTCCCGTCCAACATCGCGAACCCCTCCACCGGATCGATTCCCAGGCGGGCAAAGGCCGTGTCGAGGAAGCTGCCCCCTCCCCTCACATCGATCTTCACCCCCCGTTCCGGGCCCTTGGCGAGGAGCATCCGCACCGACCGCTCCGCCACCATGGGGTGCCCGGGAACGGCATAGACCAGAGTAGCGCCCGAACCCGCTTCCTGA
This genomic window from Planifilum fimeticola contains:
- the mazG gene encoding nucleoside triphosphate pyrophosphohydrolase, which gives rise to MAGTIIVVGLGPGDESGIPLGTLRLLREADKIRLRTEKHPVVNWLRREGIAFQTFDHLYEAHDDFESVYGAIAESLLQEAGSGATLVYAVPGHPMVAERSVRMLLAKGPERGVKIDVRGGGSFLDTAFARLGIDPVEGFAMLDGTALEASRIDPRLHLIVGQVYDRMVASDVKLALMEVFPDEYPVTVASCLGMEGRERVRRMPLYALDREDRFDDWTLVYVPPSEDAGTLHRRFDTLTEVIAHLRGPEGCPWDRKQTHRSLRKYLLEEAYEFLEAVGEEDFEAMAEELGDVLLQVVLHAQIAREEGYFDIRDVIGRLTEKLIRRHPHVFGEDEASDAEDVKGKWEAIKERERAEKGLPKAESLLDGIPRFPALIRATELQKRAAKVGFDWESKEDVRVKLLEELEELFQADSPEKREEELGDLLFSAVALTRFFGADAEQALLEACRKFDRRFRFVEQRAAETGERLEAFSLEQLDKWWDEAKIRGL